A window of the Oncorhynchus keta strain PuntledgeMale-10-30-2019 chromosome 21, Oket_V2, whole genome shotgun sequence genome harbors these coding sequences:
- the LOC118400347 gene encoding E3 ubiquitin-protein ligase DTX3L-like isoform X1, translating to MAENDVDMMEVCDKCPSPHGRGDRTYSSGTSGEPVIVTQPHSCPSSHTQRTVLTDKQNDLYLTDDESEEGLDTPPQSTDLYRAKEDIEGNEDLNQAKVEERKQPSAFPDEATVYVTVKWPRKDLPPKWESTLEKTLQSWLNKDFGDKTTDCTLKGLYCNGSWAEVKITPSTDLKVLLNQRATQMTFKDQAKTTATVQFHMTAPSTSWNQSDFKPSSMDGSPPTSHTPQDVKLPMTVNTIIDLSGIPHEAQVALQTRFSQYHTYHSLTFTGNFEEVEKFQREVNKVIKEAEARSAGDWNGLAATPSMTHKGMNTHEAPGQTEMSFPVPLNLFGYINQAYQKEMEDIEKINGVKINADVKVSIKEDSEKTGRDCLLPEAYQELIDLFQKCAGDFHSISAHLPHMNLEDLQNTLKNIPNEESRLVLNVSANSCNVFGPKQSMVAVRQAFGVGHSSTVKTFGMDHSSTDEAFGSGRRSTEIPQKIVLDIKDPLVSSGLSMDPAHWELIQKIFDEQLKAIQNKFGVVFMNNPSQGKVRVTTRSIKSQHTASLESHAIRALMHLYQKVATSTMSCYLLDTTQAGTVGDMLEKIRSRHQCVGAGEKYGPWRLIGLPEHLGPAVKELEEKLGGPVFKEEDKQRIVYPEDFNTGAAEVGAAGEATCPICMDIFINKEKLSCTHEFCKECLRRSVESMGPSCPVCKDVYGKVEGDQPDGTMTHTISYTNLPGFTQYDTIVIDYDIPDGKQTKKHPNPGKHFYGTQRRAYLPNNIEGNEVLKLLKKAFNQRLIFTVGISRTTGAENVVTWNDIHHKTNTGGGAQNFGYPDHYYLSRVKDELKAKGIK from the exons ATGGCAGAAAATGACGTTGACATGATGGAAGTGTGTGATAAG TGTCCGAGCCCCCATGGGAGAGGTGATAGG ACCTATTCTTCAGGAACAAGTGGGGAGCCAGTGATAGTAACACAGCCACATTCATGTCCTAGCAGTCACACCCAAAGGACTGTTTTGACTGATAAgcaaaat GACCTGTATTTGACAGATGATGAATCTGAAGAAGGACTGGATACACCACCCCAG AGCACAGATCTGTATCGGGCAAAGGAGGATATTGAGGGAAATGAG GATCTGAATCAAGCTAAGGTTGAAGAGAGAAAGCAGCCATCAGCATTTCCAGATGAGGCTACAGTCTACGTCACTGTGAAGTGGCCTAGGAAAGACCTTCCACCAAAATGGGAATCTACACTAGAGAAAACTCTCCAGTCATGGCTCAATAAAGACTTTGGTGATAAGACTACAGATTGTACCTTGAAAGGTCTTTATTGCAATGGGTCATGGGCTGAGGTCAAGATAACTCCCTCAACAG ATCTAAAAGTACTTCTGAATCAGAGGGCAACACAGATGACCTTCAAAGACCAGGCCAAGACAACCGCTACTGTGCAGTTTCACATGACTGCACCATCTACATCCTGGAACCAATCAGACTTTAAACCTAGCTCAATGGATGGCTCTCCTCCAACATCACACACTCCACAGGAT GTCAAACTCCcaatgactgtaaatactatcaTTGATCTCAGTGGCATCCCACATGAAGCACAGGTTGCCCTTCAGACCAGGTTCAGTCAGTACCACACTTATCACTCACTGACCTTTACTGGGAACTTTGAGGAAGTGGAGAAGTTCCAAAGAGAGGTGAACAAGGTCATCAAGGAAGCTGAGGCTAGGTCAGCGGGTGATTGGAATGGTTTAGCAGCGACACCAAGCATGACTCACAAGGGAATGAACACCCATGAAGCTCCTGGGCAAACAGAAATGAGCTTTCCAGTCCCACTGAACCTCTTTGGGTACATTAACCAGGCCTACCagaaggagatggaggacatAGAGAAAATAAATGGAGTCAAAATCAATGCAGATGTGAAGGTGTCCATCAAAGAAGATTCAGAGAAAACAGGCAGAGATTGTTTGCTGCCCGAAGCCTACCAGGAGTTAATTGACCTCTTCCAGAAGTGTGCAGGTGATTTTCACAGCATCTCCGCACATCTGCCACACATGAATTTAGAAGACCTCCAGAATACGCTGAAGAACATCCCGAATGAGGAGTCCAGGCTGGTGCTGAATGTGTCCGCCAACAGTTGCAATGTGTTTGGGCCGAAGCAGAGCATGGTAGCAGTCAGGCAGGCTTTTGGGGTGGGCCACAGCTCCACAGTGAAGACCTTCGGAATGGATCACAGCTCCACAGATGAGGCCTTTGGATCTGGAAGGAGATCTACAGAGATTCCACAGAAGATTGTGCTTGACATCAAAGACCCACTGGTGTCAAGTGGGCTGTCCATGGACCCAGCCCACTGGGAGCTGATTCAAAAAATATTTGATGAACAACTAAAAGCAATCCAAAATAAATTTGGAGTAGTTTTCATGAATAATCCCTCTCAGGGGAAGGTCAGAGTGACAACCAGATCTATCAAGTCTCAACACACTGCCTCTCTGGAAAGCCACGCCATCAGAGCTCTCATGCACCTCTACCAGAAGGTTGCCACGTCAACAATGAGCTGCTATCTGCTAGACACTACCCAGGCAGGGACCGTGGGGGATATGCTGGAGAAGATCCGCTCTCGACACCAATGTGTTGGGGCAGGAGAAAAATACGGTCCCTGGAGGCTGATTGGCCTACCGGAACATTTAGGCCCTGCTGTCAAAGAGCTTGAAGAGAAGCTGGGTGGGCCTGTGTTTAAAGAGGAAGACAAGCAGAGGATTGTGTATCCTGAAGACTTCAACACTGGAGCAGCTGAGGTGGGAGCAGCTGGAGAAGCGACATGCCCCATATGCATGGATATATTTATCAACAAGGAGAAGTTGTCGTGCACCCATGAGTTTTGTAAAGAGTGTCTGAGGCGATCAGTGGAATCCATGGGCCCCAGCTGTCCTGTGTGTAAGGATGTGTACGGGAAGGTGGAGGGAGACCAGCCTGATGGAACAATGACACACACTATTTCTTACACCAACCTACCTGGATTCACTCAATATGACACGATAGTTATCGACTATGATATTCCAGATGGAAAACAGACG AAGAAACATCCCAACCCTGGAAAGCACTTCTATGGGACCCAAAGAAGGGCTTATCTACCCAATAACATTGAGGGGAATGAGGTCCTGAAGCTGCTGAAGAAAGCATTTAATCAGAGGCTGATTTTCACAGTTGGGATCTCCAGAACCACTGGGGCAGAAAACGTAGTGACCTGGAATGACATTCACCACAAAACCAACACCGGAGGAGGGGCACAAAA TTTCGGCTATCCTGACCATTACTACCTGAGCAGAGTGAAGGATGAGCTGAAAGCCAAAGGCATCAAATGA
- the LOC118400347 gene encoding E3 ubiquitin-protein ligase DTX3L-like isoform X2, translated as MAENDVDMMEVCDKCPSPHGRGDRDLYLTDDESEEGLDTPPQSTDLYRAKEDIEGNEDLNQAKVEERKQPSAFPDEATVYVTVKWPRKDLPPKWESTLEKTLQSWLNKDFGDKTTDCTLKGLYCNGSWAEVKITPSTDLKVLLNQRATQMTFKDQAKTTATVQFHMTAPSTSWNQSDFKPSSMDGSPPTSHTPQDVKLPMTVNTIIDLSGIPHEAQVALQTRFSQYHTYHSLTFTGNFEEVEKFQREVNKVIKEAEARSAGDWNGLAATPSMTHKGMNTHEAPGQTEMSFPVPLNLFGYINQAYQKEMEDIEKINGVKINADVKVSIKEDSEKTGRDCLLPEAYQELIDLFQKCAGDFHSISAHLPHMNLEDLQNTLKNIPNEESRLVLNVSANSCNVFGPKQSMVAVRQAFGVGHSSTVKTFGMDHSSTDEAFGSGRRSTEIPQKIVLDIKDPLVSSGLSMDPAHWELIQKIFDEQLKAIQNKFGVVFMNNPSQGKVRVTTRSIKSQHTASLESHAIRALMHLYQKVATSTMSCYLLDTTQAGTVGDMLEKIRSRHQCVGAGEKYGPWRLIGLPEHLGPAVKELEEKLGGPVFKEEDKQRIVYPEDFNTGAAEVGAAGEATCPICMDIFINKEKLSCTHEFCKECLRRSVESMGPSCPVCKDVYGKVEGDQPDGTMTHTISYTNLPGFTQYDTIVIDYDIPDGKQTKKHPNPGKHFYGTQRRAYLPNNIEGNEVLKLLKKAFNQRLIFTVGISRTTGAENVVTWNDIHHKTNTGGGAQNFGYPDHYYLSRVKDELKAKGIK; from the exons ATGGCAGAAAATGACGTTGACATGATGGAAGTGTGTGATAAG TGTCCGAGCCCCCATGGGAGAGGTGATAGG GACCTGTATTTGACAGATGATGAATCTGAAGAAGGACTGGATACACCACCCCAG AGCACAGATCTGTATCGGGCAAAGGAGGATATTGAGGGAAATGAG GATCTGAATCAAGCTAAGGTTGAAGAGAGAAAGCAGCCATCAGCATTTCCAGATGAGGCTACAGTCTACGTCACTGTGAAGTGGCCTAGGAAAGACCTTCCACCAAAATGGGAATCTACACTAGAGAAAACTCTCCAGTCATGGCTCAATAAAGACTTTGGTGATAAGACTACAGATTGTACCTTGAAAGGTCTTTATTGCAATGGGTCATGGGCTGAGGTCAAGATAACTCCCTCAACAG ATCTAAAAGTACTTCTGAATCAGAGGGCAACACAGATGACCTTCAAAGACCAGGCCAAGACAACCGCTACTGTGCAGTTTCACATGACTGCACCATCTACATCCTGGAACCAATCAGACTTTAAACCTAGCTCAATGGATGGCTCTCCTCCAACATCACACACTCCACAGGAT GTCAAACTCCcaatgactgtaaatactatcaTTGATCTCAGTGGCATCCCACATGAAGCACAGGTTGCCCTTCAGACCAGGTTCAGTCAGTACCACACTTATCACTCACTGACCTTTACTGGGAACTTTGAGGAAGTGGAGAAGTTCCAAAGAGAGGTGAACAAGGTCATCAAGGAAGCTGAGGCTAGGTCAGCGGGTGATTGGAATGGTTTAGCAGCGACACCAAGCATGACTCACAAGGGAATGAACACCCATGAAGCTCCTGGGCAAACAGAAATGAGCTTTCCAGTCCCACTGAACCTCTTTGGGTACATTAACCAGGCCTACCagaaggagatggaggacatAGAGAAAATAAATGGAGTCAAAATCAATGCAGATGTGAAGGTGTCCATCAAAGAAGATTCAGAGAAAACAGGCAGAGATTGTTTGCTGCCCGAAGCCTACCAGGAGTTAATTGACCTCTTCCAGAAGTGTGCAGGTGATTTTCACAGCATCTCCGCACATCTGCCACACATGAATTTAGAAGACCTCCAGAATACGCTGAAGAACATCCCGAATGAGGAGTCCAGGCTGGTGCTGAATGTGTCCGCCAACAGTTGCAATGTGTTTGGGCCGAAGCAGAGCATGGTAGCAGTCAGGCAGGCTTTTGGGGTGGGCCACAGCTCCACAGTGAAGACCTTCGGAATGGATCACAGCTCCACAGATGAGGCCTTTGGATCTGGAAGGAGATCTACAGAGATTCCACAGAAGATTGTGCTTGACATCAAAGACCCACTGGTGTCAAGTGGGCTGTCCATGGACCCAGCCCACTGGGAGCTGATTCAAAAAATATTTGATGAACAACTAAAAGCAATCCAAAATAAATTTGGAGTAGTTTTCATGAATAATCCCTCTCAGGGGAAGGTCAGAGTGACAACCAGATCTATCAAGTCTCAACACACTGCCTCTCTGGAAAGCCACGCCATCAGAGCTCTCATGCACCTCTACCAGAAGGTTGCCACGTCAACAATGAGCTGCTATCTGCTAGACACTACCCAGGCAGGGACCGTGGGGGATATGCTGGAGAAGATCCGCTCTCGACACCAATGTGTTGGGGCAGGAGAAAAATACGGTCCCTGGAGGCTGATTGGCCTACCGGAACATTTAGGCCCTGCTGTCAAAGAGCTTGAAGAGAAGCTGGGTGGGCCTGTGTTTAAAGAGGAAGACAAGCAGAGGATTGTGTATCCTGAAGACTTCAACACTGGAGCAGCTGAGGTGGGAGCAGCTGGAGAAGCGACATGCCCCATATGCATGGATATATTTATCAACAAGGAGAAGTTGTCGTGCACCCATGAGTTTTGTAAAGAGTGTCTGAGGCGATCAGTGGAATCCATGGGCCCCAGCTGTCCTGTGTGTAAGGATGTGTACGGGAAGGTGGAGGGAGACCAGCCTGATGGAACAATGACACACACTATTTCTTACACCAACCTACCTGGATTCACTCAATATGACACGATAGTTATCGACTATGATATTCCAGATGGAAAACAGACG AAGAAACATCCCAACCCTGGAAAGCACTTCTATGGGACCCAAAGAAGGGCTTATCTACCCAATAACATTGAGGGGAATGAGGTCCTGAAGCTGCTGAAGAAAGCATTTAATCAGAGGCTGATTTTCACAGTTGGGATCTCCAGAACCACTGGGGCAGAAAACGTAGTGACCTGGAATGACATTCACCACAAAACCAACACCGGAGGAGGGGCACAAAA TTTCGGCTATCCTGACCATTACTACCTGAGCAGAGTGAAGGATGAGCTGAAAGCCAAAGGCATCAAATGA